The genomic DNA CAGGTGGCTAGTGAGTCATCCCCCCGCCggtgcccggacgcctgggttcccagccccccctcacctCACACTCAGGCAGCAGCTCTCCGTCGCCCACTTCGCAGCAGACCGTGTGAATGTCCTTTTCCAGGCAGAGCTTCTTGGGGTGCTCGGCCGGCTCCCCGAAAGCCGTCTCGCAGTAACCCGGCTTCCTCCAGCTGGGGGGCTCCCCGGCCTTCCACGTGGGGCCCGGGGCGGGGGCCGGCTCCACCGTCCTCCGCAGGGTCCCCGCGTCCAGCAGCTGCTGGGCCAGCtcggggggtggcgggggcaggCGCCTCCAGCCGGGCCGAGCGAAGAAGCCGGGATGCTCCCGCCGCGTCTCCCCCGCCGGGGCACCCCCGGGGGGCttggccagcagcgggtgctgtaGTTCGTGGCTGTTCTCCATGAGGCGGGGGGAGATCCCTGCTCCGGCAGGGGGTCCGGGGGGGTCTTCGGCTCCCAGGTCACCTGCGGggggagaaagggataaacatGATCAATCTGTAGGGGGCCAAAATGAGGTGCCCCCGGGCTGGCGCTCGGGGAAGGGAGGCGCCTTGGCCTGTGCCACACAAGGGGAAGGCCTTGCAGGCCTGGCcaagggacccaggagtcctggctcccagcctcccacactgaccactagacctcactcccctcccagagacaaaGTCCAGCTGCCCCAGGAGAGGAAGAGACGCCTGGCGCGTTATTCAGTCATCTGGGGAAATCAAAGAGCCGCCGGGCTCCCGCCGGTGAACCGCGGTGACCCTGAAATCAGCCAGCCGGGCCGAGCCGGGGGCAGCTGCGGCCAGacgccggggccgggggcagcttaGACCATGGGCTGCGACAGCGAGTCCCGTCCTCGCCCGGCGCGGccagtgccgggggctggagctccGGCCCCGCTCCGGGGGAAGGATCCGTGGGGCAGAGCCGGCCCCGCCAGCGGAGGGAGCGGTGCTGATCGCCGGCAGCCGACGCACGTTTCCCAGGGGCCCCTTGACACCCCCTGCAAACCGAACCTTCGGTTCAACCCTGCCGGGATCCCCCCCATCCCGTCTGCCAAGAGCCTCGATCCGCCTCCCCTCaattcccagcctgccccaccccaaaaatacacccccaccccatccccccgggtcctgctccctgcctggcctggcTGCCGGTTCAGTGCCAGGGGCTCGCTGCTGCGGCTGCCGGGAGGCAGGACGGTTTGGTTCGGCTCGGGCCTTAAGGAGCAGCCGGGCGCTGGGGTCGGtggcggggagaggaggaggagaggacgcgctgagccctgggggatgcGGGCAGGGGAGGCCGGTATCTGGCGCCCAGCACAGGCGCTTGGATGAATTTGGCCTTGAATCACCTCCCGCCGGGAGGCAGGATTGGTGCCGCCACTGCCTcctgagggggaaactgagtcacagagaggggacagggaggggcctGAGTCCCTCATGTAAGTCAGTGGTaaagctgggagagaacccaggagtcctggctcccagcccccctgctctacccactagaccccactcccctcccagcccagatCTACCGACTCCAGCTGCCCGAGTCCATTCGCTCCCACCGCTCTCCCGGGCTTTGGCGAGGACTCGGGCTGGGCCAGGTGGTGCCGCGTGAATCTGCCCCACCCTGGTGCGTGGGAAGCCGGCTCCAGACTGGCCACCAGCTtctgtgccccacgctgccccccagcagagggcacagcccctgccccgcacccctggcccctgccccacgccGGCAGGTCAATCCACGTCCCAGCCCGACGGGGCCCcccgcaggcagagcccccagccccggccacggGAACAGGGGTCGCAGCGTCGGCCCTGGGGCTACAATGTGCTCTGGGTAAACAGGCCGAGccggggggctgccccacggacTCCAGCGGAGTGACCCCGAGGGACCCCAGCCGGGCGGGTGCCCCACAGACCCCAATGGAGTGACCCTGACggaccccagctgggggctgccccacggaCTCCAGCGGAGTGACCCCGAGGGACCCCAGCCGGGGGCTGCCCCACGGACCCCAATGGAGCAACCCCGACGGACCCCAGCCGGGGGCTGCCCCATGGACCCCAATGGAGTGACCCCGACggaccccagctgggggctgccccacgggCCCCAGCGGAGCGACCCCGACggaccccagctgggggctgccccacggaCCCCAACGGAGCGACCCCGAgggaccccagctgggggctgccccacggaCCCCAATGGAGCGACCCCGAgggaccccagctgggggctgccccacggaCCCCAACGGAGCCACCCCGACGGACCCCAGCCGGGGGCTGCCCCACGGACCCCAACGGAGCCACCCCGACGGACCCCAGCCGGGGGCTGCCCCACGGACCCCAGCGGAGCGACCCCGACggaccccagctgggggctgccccacggaCCCCAACGGAGCGACCCCGACAGACCccagctggggggctgccccacagACCCCAACGGAGCGACCCCGACggaccccagctgggggctgccccacagACCCCAACGGAGTGACCCCGACGGACCccagctggggggctgccccacagACCCCAATGGAGCGACCCTGACGGACCccagctggggggctgccccacgggCCCCAGCGGAGCGACCCCGACGGACCCCAGCCGGGGGGCTGCCCCACAGACCCCAACGGAGCGACCCCGACAGACCCCAGCCGGGGGCTGCCCCACGGACCCCAACGGAGTGACCCCGACggaccccagctgggggctgccccacgggCCCCAGCGGAGCGACCCCGACGGACCCCAGCCGGGGGGCTGCCCCATGGACCCCAACGGAGCGACCCCGACGGACCCCAGCCGGGGGGCTGCCCCACAGACCCCAATGGAGTGACCCCGACggaccccagctgggggctgccccacggaCCCCAATGGAGCGACCCTGACggaccccagctgggggctgccccacgggCCCCAGCGGAGCGACCCCGACGGACCccagctggggggctgccccacagACCCCAACGGAGCGACCCCGACagaccccagctgggggctgccccacggaCCCCAATGGAGCGACCCTGACggaccccagctgggggctgccccacgggCCCCACTCAGAAAACAGAGGGACCCACCTGAAGCTCTGGGATCGCGGCCCTGGGGGAGCCCAGACTTTGCCTGGGGGGGGCGTCTCCATTCAGCCCCCCCGCCTGGATCCGCCCCCGAGTTAGTCGCTCCGATGGCAATAGGTGAAGGGGGGGCCGCGCCcacgggggggcaggaaggagatttggcttctcagcccccccccccgcaatgagCTGGGAAAGACACTGACCCCCCCGCTAGGGACAGGGGGCGGCTCGGAcgtgggggcctgggggggggccCCGGGCttagcagcccccccccgccacagtCCTGGGCCCGATCCGCAGCTGGGGGAACCAGCGGGTCTGaccgccccccccggcacccgccgcccggctctgcccccgggacccccgggCACTTACCGGCCACAAGCGCCAGGCTCCGCCCCCCCGCGCCCCATCCCGGGGGGCTGCTCCGGCCCCCCCGCGCCGCCCCCCGCCCAGGGGTCTCCCCCCCCGGCAGGAGAAGCGAAAATCCCCCCGGCCCCGCACGGAGCCCGCAGCCCGCGATGCAGCGCAGCCCggctccgccccccgccccccgaaaggggcaggctcggggggggggcggggggccgcgGGGGGGTTTGTGTCGCTGCTTTGTCTGCAGCGTTACGGGAGCGGCGGGACCTGGCGTGGTAGGGAGACCTGCCCCCCCCAtgataatggggggggggactgggagccaggactcctgggttccctcctcgGCTGCGGACGGGGAGAGCGAATTAGCCGGGTCTCCCCGCTGaccagcgggggggtggggggcagggcctgggggtgtCATCCCATGGACCCGGCCAatgccagggggcagggaaccccgctagcccagccctgtccccccccgctctggtgcccctcactcccgacctgcagccccctgctagcccggccgtgccccccagccctgccggtgcccctcactcccgacccgcagcccctgccaccccagccctgccccccctgctctgccggtgcccctcactcccgacctgcagcccctgctagcccggccctgcccccccagctctgctggtgcccctcactcccgacctgcagcccctgccagcccagccctgcccccccagccctgccggggcccctcactcctgacccgcagcccctgccagcccagccctgccccccctgctctgccggtgcccctcactcccgacccgcagcccctgccagcccagccctggtacccccagctctgccggtgcccctcactcccgacctgcagcccctgctagcccaggtcTGAGCTCCCCCTTCCACAGGTCGGGGGCCCATTGCGTCTCAGGGAGGCCACCAGGCCTCCTGAGACCCAGCCAGCTCGTTCCACAAGGGCTGGCCCTGGCTCTGCGTCCCCACCCGGCTGTGAGACGAGGGGCCCATGAAAGATTTAGGAGGCTGAAAAGCAAAACCGTgttgggggctggaggagccGGGCTCGTTAAAGAATAATGCTCCGTGGCCTGATGAATCATTCATAATCGGCTCTGTGCAAAagggggcggtgggggagggaagggaacaggCAGATGGGTGGgttgtgggtcgggagtgaggggcactcgcagaactgcgggggaggggaaggggggagcccagggctggactggcaggggctgcgggtcgggagtgaggggcaccggcagagctggtggggccggggctgggctaggaggggctgcgggtcgggagtgaggggcaccggcagagctggggggggcagggctgggctaggaggggctgcgggtcgggagtgagggtcatcggcagggctggtggggccggggctgggctaggaggggctgcgggtcgggagtgaggggcaccactggCTTGCCAGGGCGGCTTTGATGGGTCTCTGTCTGCCTGGCCCtggagggaggggcagtggggcctGACCCCCAGCAGCAGCGCGTCCACTGAGCCATGGTGCCCCCAGCCCGTGACTGGAGGGGCGGTCGTgggcttgggggggcagggcccgtcTCCCACGTGGGGGCTGAAGGCACCACCGGGCCTGGAGCTGCACTTGCCTTTGGTGCTTCAGggcggcagctggagcccccagccgtgaccccccccccgcccatgtgccaggcgctgcacagacccggCGGGGGATgggccctgccctgtccccctcccccccatctcgGGGGCGTTCTCGCCCTGTGCTGTGGACGCTGGGCCcaggcctggccggggggggaggctgggggtcaCGTGGGGCGTCGCAGCATCTGTCCAGCCCAGTGGGCCACGGCTGtagctcagcccccctcccccctttgccaTCTGCTgaagcagcccccccccgcagcgctgGGCAGCCGGCcggctgctcccccctccccgttcctccccccagcagcaggatctgccccaggcccccagctgagctgctggcagcctgcGGTGCAGCCTGCAAAGCCCTGCAGAGCCAGAGGGCTGCGGGGGGGTGGTCTGGTGTCAGCCGCCTCCACCCCCCAttcccgggccccgcccccatcccgtGCACCTCCCCATTGCAGTGGCAGGAAGGGGAAGAttggcagcatggcctagtgggcaGAGCCCTAACTGGGCCGCAGGGGACCCCGTGTCCCCTGCACTGTCACcggcctgctctgtgcctcagtttccccagctggaaAGGAGGGCTGATGACCCCCCCTGCTCTGCGAAGTgcccggggagtgggggggaggtgcGAGGTGAGAGCTGAGGCTGGTTGTTGGGGGGGGCACTTCGAGGAGCTAACGAACTGGCTCCTGCATAATCCAGCTCCCTCCCGCCGACGGGTGTTGAGTTATTGAAAGGCCCCGTTCCGGGTGCgaacagccccccgccccctcagccGCCTCCTCCTCACGCACACGGAGGCGGGAGCAGCCAccagggacccaggagtcctgctgccaAACTCAGCATCGCGGCAGCTATTATTAGATTTTGTTCTAGTCCTGGAGTGTCCTCACTatgcagccctgccggtgcccctcactcccgacctgcagcccatgctagcccagccctgcccccccagccctgccggtgcccctcactcccgacctgcagcccctgctagcctggccctgcccccccagccctgccggtgcccctcactcccgacctgcagcccctgccagcccagccctgcccctcccagccctgccggtgcccctcactcccgacccgcagccccctgctagcccagccctgcccccccagccctgccggtgcccctcactcccgacctgcagcccatgctagcccagccctgcccccccagccctgccagtgcccctcactcccgacctgcagcccctgctagcccggccctgcccccccagccctgccggtgcccctcactcccgaccggCAGCCcatgctagcccagccctggcccccccagccctgccggtgcccctcactcccgacctgcagcccctgcttgcctggccctgcccccccagccctgccggtgcccctcactcccgacctgcagcccctgctagcctggccctgcccccccagccctgtcggtgcccctcactcccgacctgcagcccctgccagcccagccctgcccctcccagccctgccggtgcccctcactcccgacccgcagcccctgacagcccagccctgggctccccccagctctgctggtgcccctcactcccgacccgcagcccctgctagcccagccctggtcccCGCCGGTCCCTGAGCCTGTCTCCAGAGAACAGCCCAACCAGCCTCCCTGCTGCGAGGGTCCCGTGATGGCGCCGACTGGGCCCGTGGGTCCCTGAGCCCCAGCGAGCTCAGCCCCTGTCGCCAGGACCTGGGCCTGGGCTGGGTTCGAATTGGCCGCCGCTGTAGGCTGCCCCCCTTGGCCGTCACCC from Mauremys mutica isolate MM-2020 ecotype Southern chromosome 15, ASM2049712v1, whole genome shotgun sequence includes the following:
- the LOC123350631 gene encoding transmembrane protein 91-like; this translates as MENSHELQHPLLAKPPGGAPAGETRREHPGFFARPGWRRLPPPPPELAQQLLDAGTLRRTVEPAPAPGPTWKAGEPPSWRKPGYCETAFGEPAEHPKKLCLEKDIHTVCCEVGDGELLPECENDSSSESDSESDFALMLPQDHLGLAVFSMLCCFWPLGIAAFHLSQQTTRASAKGDFPGARAASRRTFALAVLAILLGVCAYIGAVVALVAYLSDKGPP